A single window of Paenibacillus sp. FSL H8-0537 DNA harbors:
- a CDS encoding AAA family ATPase: protein MDMIKPPAEMLFEAELRALREEDTGKRPPEWLLSPAYVRDFIIGRDKPAILDGKEVAITRKFYGNDVLIERAVVTLAGNRGLMLVGDPGTAKTMLSELLSAAISGTSLNTIQGTAGTTEDMIKYSWNYAMLLDKGPSEAALVPAPLYNGMKQGIMTRFEEITRCPAEAQDSLISILSDKVMNIPELDGGVLFAKPGFNVIATANIRDKGVNEMSGALKRRFNFETIKPVSSMKMEAKIIENGARSLLMHSGVDAEIDLNVVELLATTFMELRSGITREGYKIDIPAASMSTAEAVSVYVQSAMTSYYYENKSISLDRLVQNMLGTIAKENEKDLSILKTYFSKVVKERSKEDVIWKDYYEERKWIG, encoded by the coding sequence ATGGATATGATTAAGCCGCCAGCTGAGATGTTATTTGAAGCAGAGCTGCGGGCGCTGCGTGAAGAGGATACTGGAAAACGTCCACCCGAGTGGCTGCTGTCTCCGGCCTATGTGCGCGACTTTATAATTGGCCGGGATAAGCCAGCTATATTAGATGGCAAAGAAGTCGCAATTACCCGCAAATTTTACGGAAACGATGTGCTGATTGAACGGGCCGTTGTCACTTTGGCAGGGAATCGGGGCTTAATGCTTGTTGGAGATCCAGGTACAGCGAAGACGATGCTCAGCGAGCTGTTGTCAGCGGCCATATCGGGGACGAGCCTGAATACGATTCAGGGAACAGCTGGGACGACGGAGGATATGATCAAATACTCTTGGAATTACGCCATGCTGCTGGACAAAGGTCCATCCGAGGCTGCGCTTGTGCCAGCACCTTTATATAACGGAATGAAGCAGGGCATTATGACCCGCTTTGAAGAGATTACCCGCTGCCCAGCGGAAGCGCAGGACAGCCTGATTAGCATTTTGAGCGACAAGGTGATGAATATCCCTGAACTGGACGGCGGCGTATTGTTTGCAAAGCCCGGCTTCAACGTCATTGCAACGGCGAATATTCGCGACAAAGGCGTCAACGAAATGAGCGGCGCCTTGAAGCGCCGGTTCAACTTCGAGACGATCAAGCCTGTCAGCAGCATGAAGATGGAAGCGAAAATTATTGAAAATGGGGCCCGCAGCCTGCTTATGCATAGCGGCGTTGACGCCGAAATTGACCTGAATGTGGTCGAGCTGCTGGCGACGACATTTATGGAGCTGCGCTCCGGCATTACGCGCGAAGGCTACAAAATCGACATTCCCGCAGCCTCCATGAGCACGGCAGAAGCGGTTTCTGTCTATGTTCAAAGCGCGATGACCTCCTATTATTATGAAAATAAATCGATTTCGCTTGATCGGCTCGTGCAAAATATGCTCGGAACGATTGCCAAGGAAAATGAGAAGGATTTGTCCATCCTGAAAACCTACTTCTCCAAGGTCGTCAAAGAACGCTCCAAGGAAGATGTGATATGGAAGGACTACTATGAGGAAAGAAAATGGATTGGTTAA